The following is a genomic window from Rutidosis leptorrhynchoides isolate AG116_Rl617_1_P2 chromosome 8, CSIRO_AGI_Rlap_v1, whole genome shotgun sequence.
ctattcccgacgattcacgaacaattgtttgtatataaatatgtaaatatatatatatatatatatatatatatatatatatatatacacacacacacatatatatatataaaggtaagtgtatataataattagaaaataataaaatataatctaaatattaaatttaataagtAAAGTAAgatataaataattaagttgtaattaaaaatgaatctatatatataaatatatgattcctatatataattattaatatatgtatattttaatatatgttaaaatgtataaaaacTCAATACTTACGATAACTTATTATGTAATGTATAGATGTATTACCTaaacaataatatgtaatattaaaatataagattttttttataaatatagttgttataaaaatgttattatttctttcaatattaaaataaatacaagtgttattaatattattttaaatatataatccatagatacgaatttgatatatgtaaattgttatagtattattattactaacattattattatcattaataatattagtattattataattataattagtattattataattagtactattattattattattattatttattgttattgaatatcgttgatgtacgtctcactttatttATTAAGCATTTGGGTCCTTCCTCGACAAAACGGAAAATAAAACAACAATGATAAATAGTTACGTTCTCAATAACtagctatgtaattaatgttaatcagtggtgaagaaccggcgcaaagcCAGGTTGGTTAAACTagttattactaatatgctattatgaattttatcattgttatttataaaattaagagcattattaacatagttatatttataagatttatatattaatatagttatagttaataagattaattataattataatttataaatatagatataggaatatagatatatatacaattatgtaaTGTAAATGAAAATACTGATATATACAGAATCTTTCGCGTGTAACATAACATCACCATCAACTTTTTAATTTCCTATTTACCTGTGATTTTGTGTCGATGCaaccaatatatatataaaaaaaaaacggcaGATTGATCATGGCATGATTCCTACTtcaatcataattttttttttcattctcaATATCATACATACCTGCAACATCCATTATATAtcggatatatataaaaaaaatttattttttttctttcgacaACCTCTGTACGAAAATTTTCTACTCATAATTCGAGTTTGAATCCTActtcaaaatccataaatgtagaGGTGTTCTAAATCATGTCATGAATCTTTCTGTAAATTCCCAAATCATAATTTGTAAAATCGAACATGAATTTTGAGGTCAGagttatttttcaaaaagtcaacagaatCGTTCTTGAGGAAATTCGAGCTCGTtttgacgattcaagaacaattgatGATTCCAAAAGTTTGTATATACGATTTACAAACTAACTCGTGCAGGAACTTTTGTCTAAAACGCGTTTTAAAATCAAAAgcataattttttttcttcttttgctTCGTCGCTGCACAACAACTTTctgtgtatattttttttttctctttttcagaTTCATTTAAATACTAGTTAAATGTTTTGAAGTTATATTTTATTCTAACACTGAATTGCAAAAACGTTTTATTTTTTGTTAATTCACGGTTCAAATAAAAGTTTTGAGGAAGATGAAGTATTCGCTGTAGATACTAGATATCTAAATTAAAGTGGCTAATTAATAAGAAAAAGCAGTAGCAGATGGGTGGTCGTGGGTGTTAGTCCGGtttcgagaggtctcgagttcgagtccagTCCAAGGCAAATCTTTTTACACAAAGCTCTTAAGGGTATacctttttatttttaaattttattattattattattattattattattattattattattattattattattattattattattattattattattattataattattagtatcattattattattgttattgttaatattaatgattGTTAGTGTTACCAGtacaattatcaaaattattattaatatttttacaaaaataagtaGTAGTTATcacttattgttattatcataattatcattataaacatgactattattattattaatgttgttactaaaattattatcgtcataatcttatcatttttatgtattattattattattattattaacatgattacgaTTAAATGTATTGTTATtcgttaatattgttattactattattgttatttatatagaaatcaaaaagtataattttgttaaaatcttaaaaattactagtattatcattactaataatattattattagtgctactattattgtattattactgcgcgtatcattattatttaaaataatatcatttatattattattatgaattttcaTTATAGgtattgttactactaaaagttattatcatttatattagttatacaaaaattatatttttgtaatccttaaaaactatcatttttattattatcagtaatatctatACTATTATTAAATAACTAATTATAATTAGGAATAATAAAAGTTTAAAAGGTATGGATAAGAATGTAAGTATAAAGAttgaagattatatatataaagatatcttTTATATACACaatttaattatattaaaattttatgtACGATAAtgaagatatataaataaataatgaaacttataaagtaataaatataataattatattactaataataatatatatatttattcgagtacaagaatatgttttaatacatatatgaatgatataggttcgtgaatccgaggtcaaccctgcattgttcaatatcgtcatatgtatttttactacaaaatacagtattgtgagtttcattaatccctttttaaatgcttttgcaatatatatttttgggactgagaatacatgcgctgcttttataaatgctttacgaaatacacacaagtaatcgaaactacattatatggttgaattatcgaaatcgaatatgcctttttttattaagtctggtaatctaagaattagggaacagacaccctaattgacgcgaactctaaagatagatctatcgggcccaacaagccccatccaaagtacaggatgctttagtactttgaaatttatatcatgtccgatggaggatcccggaatgatggggatattcttatatgcatattgtgaatgtcgattaccaggtgttcaatccatatgaatgatttttgtctctatgtatgggacgtatatttatgagaaatggaaatgaaattcttgtggtatattaaaatgatggaaatgattatttatgtaaactaatgaactcactaaccttttggttgacactttaaagcatgtttattctcaggtacgaaagaagtcttccgctgtgcatttgctcattttagagatattacttggagtcattcatgacatatttcaaaagacgttgcattcgagtcgttgagttcatcaagattattattaagtcaattatagttagatatattatataatggtatgcatgccgtcaactttcgatgtaaagaaagattgtctttttaaaaacgaatgcaatgtttgtaaaatgtatcatatagaggtcaagtacctcgcgatgtaatcaactgttgtgaatcgtttataatcgatatggacttcgttcggatggattaggacgggtcatcacagttggtatcagagcggtggtcgtagcgaaccaggtcttgcattagtgtgtctaactagtagtcgttaggatgcattagtgagtctggacttcgacctggactgcatgtcaaaaagttttgcttatcattttgtgttgaaaattatctgcttatcattcttagtctagacacgtcttgctgcattgattgcatgaatagtgtatggacaagattcatatcttagcgtatctgttactgtaaaccttacctggcgtatcccgtaaattcccccgtaatctacgaaaccttttgttctatatatatggatattctatgtaattaagaataccatccgttagacagaaaatcatttcatatctaaaaattctttattcaatcgtacaaaatggaattcgtcattagttcaagtcactcggattccgaaatggaatcccactcaagctccgaaagcagtgtgaccggaatggatcaaccaatccgtcatcatctattctggatgaattggggatgggttcgtagcctcctcaatcattggagacaagaagaaggtgatcctttccatctgccacattgccctattggcgaagaacctgaagcacttaccggtgaacctgttcgaaacaccatcttttctctcatttccagagtatctcgccacgattatatactataccaaattctagattatatttatccacttgtccgaaccgaaaatcaccctggtgtaatagaagaagtcaacgagcttcgcgctcgggtagtggctttagagaatatggtgcgaaggctacaaacaccagcagcagcaccagcagcataaccagtaccaccaccaatgacaacagtaccatcaccaccaccaacatcaacatccgcatcccacacctcaacatcttaatctatacctcgaacatcaacgtcatacgcaccatggataccaaggagtaccaacaacaacaacatcatcacacgtctcaatctcgcaatctatacctcaagcataatcatcgttctacgaatcgttttacgaatcgttttacataaactatcttcgtccttcatggtgattatgtaatctctaatattttagagattatgtactctcgttctaaccgtaaatctgatgagtttaatatcacattgactcattaaatccataatttcgtctgaagaaaatatatatgtatatatgttttcataaagattgtaattaaaatttttattgtacaaactgttaatggtgaaaatattttaacgggtaggtaatacccgaggaatatttagatttcgcattaataagttacactgtacattcttcgaatctgattcaacagtcatatactatcctacttgcaaccacagctatacgaatccgttcatcacagaataaccattttcattcaatttcatatttggattttgacatatcagaatccgacaagtggcataatgaagaaaacattggacaaaataaaatttgttagaaacaaacaaattaactatgagaaattttgttaagaatccacactaacaaaatcctagctaactgttcctagctaactgattacatttttatttatcgcaatttattttatcacaatttacattctcgcaattttatttatcgtcattaaatttctgttatttactttacgcactttatttatcgttatttaattttctgttatttattttacgcactttaaatatcgggacacgtatacaaggttttgacatatcatatcgacgcatctatatatattatttagaatcaccatagacactctttatgcagtaatgatcgagttctctatacagggttgaggttgattctacaataatatatatagtttgagttgtgatcgagtctgagatgtatacgggtcacgacaaatTAGTTGTAGCCTTCCAGCATATGAAAGATGCTTGGTTTTTCAATTATCAATTTTCTTCTTTATTTTATCAATTATCTCTTTGCAGTCTACAACACCTAGCCTTTTTGCTAAAAAGAGGCACACCAAGATACTTTACAGGAAGTTTACCCACATTAAAAGGAATGATTTGTGTCAATTCTTTTTGCAGGCCCATATTGACACTTCCAAAGAAAACTGTGCTTTTATTAACATTGGGCAGCAGACCTGAGATTGAGCTAAAATCCTCCAAAGTTTGTTTGATAACTTGAATAGACTTAACATTAGCATGACACAACATTAGCAAATCATCAGCAAAGCAAACATGGGTAAGCTTCATTTTCTTGCATCCCACATGATACTTGAAATCAGGGTTATTCTTTATTCTGTTTGCAAGTATAAGCTGCAGAATTTCCATTACTAGTGTAAACAGGTAAGGTGATAAGGGATCATCTTGCCTTAAACCCCTGCCTCCATTAAAGTAACCCTTGATCTCATTGTTGATACAAATGGAAAATTTGGTAGTGGTAACACACTTCATGATCCACCCAATCATTTTTTCATGAAATCCAAAGTTAACTAAAATGGACTTCAAAAAAGACCAACTCACAGTGTCATAAGCTTTTTGCAAGTTAACTTTAAGAGCACATCTCCATGGGCCTTGAATTCTATTATAACCTTTTAGCAGCTCTTAAGTCACAAGAATGTTATCCTGAATAGTTCTACCAGGAATGAAAGCACTTTGATTTACATTAACCAGTTTTTCAAGCCCTTTTTTTATTCTGCTAACAATAACCTTGCTAATGCCTTTATATAGAACATTGCAACATGCAATTGGTCTGAAGTCAGAGACTTTATTGAGAGTCTCTAATTTGGGAATTAAAGATATTAATGTAGAGTTAATTCTACCTATTAATTCCCCATTAATGAAGAATTCCTTAATTGCCTTGCAGACATCATTACCCACAAAGGCCCATGCTTTTTTAAAGAAGTGTGAAGTGTACCCATCTGGACCAGCTGCCTTCTCACTCTCAATATCAAAGATGGCCTCTTTGATTTCTTCATTAGATACATCAGCAACCATGACTTCAGCTTCATTTGGGGTAAGAGTCACAGAAAAGATATTACCCATTTCTTCAATAGGAGTAacattatcagttttacccaaaaaTTGCTTAAAGTGATATACAAACTGCTCTGCCACCTCATCACCATAAAATTTGCTACCACTTTCATTGCAAATACTCTAAATTCTGGCTTTCTGCTTTTTAACACTTTATGAAAAAACTTAGTTTTTTTGTCACCTTCACTTAaccatttaatttttgttttttgtTGCAGAATCAGGAATTCATCATGCTTTGCTGCATCATATTCTTTTAACACCCTAGAAGCCTCTTCTCTAAAGCTAATTTTATGAGGATCAATATCAATCATTGCTTGAATATCCTTAACCTTTTTCTTGAGTTCTTTAACCCTATTAAAGGTATTGCCATAGATCCAATTTAGCTTTTTCAACTCCTGTTTCAACCCTTTCAGTTTCTTCAGAAGGCAGTACATCTCACAACCAACCATTTCAGTGTTCCATCCCTTTTCAACAATATGCAAAAATCCTTCCTTTTCTGTAATATAATTCATAAACCTAAAGGATTTAGGTTTACAAACTATATAATCTGGAATACAAAGAATGGATGGGCTATGATCAGATATAACATAAGGGAGGAAGACACCATGAGCTTGTGGAATTGACTTCATAACTTCAACATTAACCAGAATTCTATCTAGTTTTTTCAGGGTACCACATCTTGGATTTTTTAGAGATTTTGTCCAAGTAAAGTGGAAACCAGAAATGTTTATATCCTCCACCTCAATCTCATTTATGCAGCTATTGAAATCCCTCATATCCTCAGTCAGTAATGAGCTTCCAGAAGAATGCTCATTCAAAAACCTAGTGACATTGAAGTCACCCAATATGAACCATGGTTGGTTTTGAGTAATTGTCTTCTGTAATTCAAGATCTTTCCATACTGGAATTCTATCCTTACCTTTGTTACATGCATAAACAAAACTACAATATATCCTTTCTTTAGTGCTTATGATTTCCTCCAGACAGAAAACAACTTGTTTTGTAGAACTGATGACCATAACATTTACTTTACTATCATCCCATCCCACAATAATTCTACAACTGTTTTGGCTGTACTGGATGTTGGAATGCCATTTCAAACTATTAAAAACATTTGCACAGGCTTTATTTAAACTATTACTTAATAAATGTGTCTAAAGAACAACACACATACTTAATTCTTCATCCTTTATCAAATTCTTAACTTCAGATTGCTTATCTAAACTGCTCATACCTCTAATATTCCAAGAGGCAATCCTAAATTCTTTATTCTGCATTGAGATTGAAACAGAATGTCATCATCCATCCCTTTCAATTCATTATCCAATACATTCTCTATCCCATCATTAATCACATCTTCACTATATTCATCAGGTTCAATAATTTGCATTTGTTCCCATTTCTTTTTGAAGTATAAAAACATCTCATTGGTCCAGTCTTTAGATTCCTGCAGGGTAGGTTATTTTTTTCTTCTTAATGAACTGATCAACCTTTGAGGACTTTCCAGTCATGTTTGCTTCACATGATTGAGAACATCAAACCTATTTGAGGTAACTGGCTTTTTAGGTTTATATGCTTCAGCCGCCCTAGACACTTGACTAGTAGTTTGATGCTTGGATACCTTCTGCATATTATTTctctttttaaactctacaaagccATCATCTTTTGAAATGGTAACCTTCTTAGTGATTGTATTCAGCTCATCTTCAGTTACAGGCCTCACTTTGCATTCTTTAAAATGATGCCCAAAAACTTTACAGTGCTCACAAATGTCAGGTTTTCATTCATACTCAACTAAAACTTTCTTAATACCTTTAATTTTCTGTTCCTTATCTTTGTATTTAATTTCAACCTGCTCAACTAATCCTTTATCAGCCTCAGCCTCAATCATTATTCTAGCAAAACCTGCCCTCCCACTTCCTGTATGACACATATTTGCTGTAAGAGTATCCATAGACATAGGCTTCCCGACCATACTCGCAATAGAACTTAGTCCCTTAACATTCCATGCCTCCAATGGTACCTCTTTAAATTTGACCCAAATTGGCACCTTAACTGGGTCAACTTTTTCTAATGTAAGATCAGGGTCCCATTTTTGAACAAGAAGTGGTTTACCATTTACC
Proteins encoded in this region:
- the LOC139862105 gene encoding uncharacterized protein, which codes for MWSKFGLKDIIMDCKHICYFKFDNEQGMNKVIECSPWMVNGKPLLVQKWDPDLTLEKVDPVKVPIWVKFKEVPLEAWNVKGLSSIASMVGKPMSMDTLTANMCHTGSGRAGFARIMIEAEADKGLVEQVEIKYKDKEQKIKECKVRPVTEDELNTITKKVTISKDDGFVEFKKRNNMQKESKDWTNEMFLYFKKKWEQMQIIEPDEYSEDVINDGIENVLDNELKGMDDDILFQSQCRIKNLGLPLGILEYSQNSCRIIVGWDDSKVNVMVISSTKQVVFCLEEIISTKERIYCSFVYACNKGKDRIPVWKDLELQKTITQNQPWFILGDFNVTRFLNEHSSGSSLLTEDMRDFNSCINEIEVEDINISGFHFTWTKSLKNPRCGTLKKLDRILVNVEVMKSIPQAHGVFLPYVISDHSPSILCIPDYIVCKPKSFRFMNYITEKEGFLHIVEKGWNTEMVGCEMYCLLKKLKGLKQELKKLNWIYGNTFNRVKELKKKVKDIQAMIDIDPHKISFREEASRVLKEYDAAKHDEFLILQQKTKIKWLSEEQFVYHFKQFLGKTDNVTPIEEMGNIFSVTLTPNEAEVMVADVSNEEIKEAIFDIESEKAAGPDGYTSHFFKKAWAFVGNDVCKAIKEFFINGELIGRINSTLISLIPKLETLNKVSDFRPIACCNVLYKGISKVIVSRIKKGLEKLVNVNQSAFIPGRTIQDNILVT